GGTGTGGATCTAAAAACGGCTCTTCTTGAACCAAAGGAGGCTCTATCGCTCGACATGGTTCACCCAAAATAAGTCGGACTGGCTTTATTGATTTACTCATCGTTAGTTTCGCTTCACTTGACTGTGTTTAGTGTGCGTAACTGTGGGGTTAGAGTCAATTGTGCTGTTTTGGCTCTGACCCCAAGGTTTGAGAGCCACTTGATGGATCTCACCCTGCAAAAGAGAGTCGTAATTATTTGAGTAAGTTCTTATGTTAGTGCCTCTTCATCAGTGAGGTTATAACGTGAAAACTACTCATAAATGCACTGCGGCACTTTTAGCAGCCCTCCCTATGGCAGGTGTGGCGAATCCTATCGTTAACGAGTCTTTTACTCCGGCAGAAATCTATCGAGTACACGATTTCTTTCAGCACGAGGGGAATCGAGTCAAAATACAGTTTCCTGATGTAGAGTCGATCTACGCGTGGCAAAACATGAGCCGTTTTTTTCCGACCGCGCAAATTACCCGTGATGGTCAAGTGCACGTTCTGCCTTACGCTCTGGATGAGAATATTGGTCAGTTAACCGCAACTGTTCATGGCGAAACTAAAACACTCGATGAGCACCTAGATAGCTACCCTGTTGATGGCTTTCTGGTTATTAAGGATGGCAACATCATTTTCGAACGCTATAACACCATGCGCAAGACCGACAAACACAATTGGTTTTCTAATGGTAAAATCACGTCTGGATTAGAATTAGCGCGTTTAGTGGCAGAAGGAAAGGTTGACCCTCACAAGCCCGTTTCCGATTATTTACCTCAGTTGAAGGACACAGTGTGGGATACAGTCTCGGTGCTTGAGACCGCAAACATGGCAACTGGCCTTAACGCTACCGAGCACGATGAACCCAACCACGATTCTCGCACCAATCCAGAGCAGCCTTGGTTTAAATGGGCAGTATCAATTGGTTTGTTTGAAGGTCAATCTGAGCAAACACCACTTCAAACCATCTCAGAGATGCATCGTCGCTTCCCTGGTGGAGAGCGATTCGAATATAACTCTATCAATACGTTTATTGTCAGCCGTATTGTTGAGTCTGCTACTCATATGCCGATGAATGAAACCGTCGCGCAAAATATGTGGCAACGTATGGGTGCCAACAACGATGCTTTTGTTGCTGTCTCACCTACAGGGGGCTACCCTCTTCATTTCTTCTCAATGAACTCAACTCTTGAAGATATGGCGAAATACGGAATGATGCTAACGCCATCTGCTAGTCAATTGCCTGCGGGTAAAAAGATCGATAACAAAGTCATTGAGTTGATCCAACATTCAGGTAACCCGGAAGCCTACAGCAAAGGCTTTGCTGGTCAGAAATTTATCCACTCATTTTACGACGATAAAGTGCTAAAAAATGCTTATCAGTTTGATGCAATTTTTGAAGATGGTGACTTGTTTAAATCTGGCGTGGGTGGACAGGGGTTGTATATCTCCCCTAGCAAAGACCTGGTGGTAGCCTTCTTCTCCTCAGGTGACGGCCAAAACCAAGAAGAGACCTATGCTCGTAAAATTGCGAAGTCTTTTGCCAAATAGCCGCTGAATAAACAGTGGGGTCAGAGTCAACAAAGGTGAGTGCCTTTGTGAATGGCTCATGACTCTGGCCCCCTATTGTTGGGACTCTTGGTTCAATAACTTTGAACTATGCCTACGTCAAAAAAAGGCTCCTTCAATAACCGAAGGAGCCTATTCCCTAAACACAATGTCAGAGGTGACGTAGTTTAAATATTAGAAGCTGTATTTTAGACCTAGACGCGTTCTTAGCTGACGCTCATCATCCGTTGAACCGCCTGCTTTTACTGACCAAAGCTCAACATACGGACGGAAGTCACCCATTTGATAACCAACAATCACACCTGCATCCCAGTCATAATCTTTGTTGTTATCTAGACGAACTTCGTCGTAGTTTTTGTTATAGTTGATTTCGTAGCCCAGTTTCAGTTTTTGC
This genomic interval from Vibrio agarivorans contains the following:
- a CDS encoding serine hydrolase domain-containing protein, coding for MAGVANPIVNESFTPAEIYRVHDFFQHEGNRVKIQFPDVESIYAWQNMSRFFPTAQITRDGQVHVLPYALDENIGQLTATVHGETKTLDEHLDSYPVDGFLVIKDGNIIFERYNTMRKTDKHNWFSNGKITSGLELARLVAEGKVDPHKPVSDYLPQLKDTVWDTVSVLETANMATGLNATEHDEPNHDSRTNPEQPWFKWAVSIGLFEGQSEQTPLQTISEMHRRFPGGERFEYNSINTFIVSRIVESATHMPMNETVAQNMWQRMGANNDAFVAVSPTGGYPLHFFSMNSTLEDMAKYGMMLTPSASQLPAGKKIDNKVIELIQHSGNPEAYSKGFAGQKFIHSFYDDKVLKNAYQFDAIFEDGDLFKSGVGGQGLYISPSKDLVVAFFSSGDGQNQEETYARKIAKSFAK